One Janthinobacterium sp. TB1-E2 genomic region harbors:
- a CDS encoding cation:proton antiporter: protein MEEQHALPYLRETLLFLALAGIFIPLLQRLKVNQVLGFLAVGALFGPFGFGLWAGDFTWLTYFSFVRAEQVSGLAELGVMFLMFMIGLELSTERLWALRRWVFGAGVGQVAVSACLIGGVAYYFGLSLEASIVLGLVLSLSSTAVVMQLLTDQRSLQTPAGQAGFSILMFQDLMVVPLFILIDVFASGRSDDLAYLLSFAAVKSAGAILLIYLLGRRVIRPLFQFFVKKHQPDVFMALTLLSTLGIAGLTYLAGLSMALGALLAGLLLAETEFRHEVEVTIEPFKGLLMGLFFMSVGMQIDVREILKSPVLIPLAVLSLFALKTLVISVIFRIGGFHWGRAVETGVLLGQGGEFAFIVVAYALGTKLIGPQVAQFVMLVVGLSLFATPALAKAARAFGNWWEQRHHHQLADLAHGALPPQGSTVIIAGFGRVGQLLAKVLTEQDIAYVAIENDARLVTTLHPRGFPVYFGDASRAELLQKVNADRAAAVVLTMDHAASVLHAVKSIRREYPQLPVYARARDEAHAVALILAGATLVVPEALESALQLTATVLHEVGLSEARTTDIVQAERDRRNAVLLAKKLS from the coding sequence TTGGAAGAGCAGCACGCCTTACCGTATTTGCGAGAAACCCTGCTGTTTCTCGCCCTGGCCGGGATTTTTATCCCGCTATTGCAACGCCTGAAGGTCAACCAGGTGCTGGGCTTCCTGGCCGTGGGCGCCCTGTTCGGCCCGTTCGGCTTCGGCCTGTGGGCCGGCGATTTTACGTGGCTGACGTATTTCTCGTTCGTGCGGGCCGAGCAGGTGAGCGGCCTGGCCGAGCTGGGCGTGATGTTCTTGATGTTCATGATCGGCCTGGAGCTGTCGACGGAACGGCTGTGGGCGCTGCGGCGCTGGGTGTTCGGCGCGGGCGTGGGGCAGGTGGCCGTCAGCGCCTGCCTGATCGGCGGCGTGGCCTACTACTTTGGCCTGTCGCTGGAAGCGTCCATCGTGCTGGGCCTGGTGCTGTCGCTGTCGTCGACGGCCGTCGTGATGCAGTTGCTGACCGATCAGCGTTCTTTGCAGACGCCGGCCGGCCAGGCGGGTTTTTCCATCTTGATGTTCCAGGATTTGATGGTGGTGCCGCTGTTCATCCTGATCGACGTCTTCGCCAGCGGGCGCAGCGACGACCTGGCCTACCTGCTCAGCTTTGCGGCCGTGAAATCGGCGGGCGCCATCCTGCTCATCTATCTGCTGGGCCGCCGCGTGATCCGCCCGCTGTTCCAGTTCTTTGTCAAGAAGCACCAGCCCGACGTGTTCATGGCCCTGACCTTGCTCAGTACCCTGGGCATCGCCGGCCTGACGTATCTGGCGGGCCTGTCGATGGCGCTGGGCGCCTTGCTGGCCGGCCTGCTGCTGGCGGAAACGGAATTTCGCCACGAAGTGGAAGTGACGATCGAGCCCTTCAAGGGCTTGCTGATGGGGCTGTTCTTCATGTCCGTGGGCATGCAGATCGACGTGCGTGAAATCCTCAAGTCGCCCGTGCTGATTCCCTTGGCCGTGCTGAGCCTGTTTGCGCTGAAGACCTTGGTCATCAGCGTGATTTTCCGCATCGGCGGCTTTCACTGGGGGCGCGCCGTGGAAACGGGCGTGCTGCTGGGTCAGGGCGGCGAATTCGCCTTCATCGTCGTCGCGTATGCGCTCGGCACCAAGCTGATCGGCCCGCAGGTGGCGCAGTTCGTCATGCTGGTGGTGGGCCTGAGCCTGTTTGCCACGCCGGCCTTGGCCAAGGCGGCGCGCGCGTTCGGCAACTGGTGGGAACAGCGCCACCACCATCAGCTGGCCGACCTGGCGCACGGCGCGCTGCCGCCGCAGGGCAGCACCGTCATCATCGCCGGTTTCGGCCGGGTGGGGCAGTTGCTGGCCAAGGTGCTGACGGAGCAGGATATCGCGTATGTGGCGATTGAAAACGACGCGCGCCTGGTGACGACCCTGCATCCGCGCGGTTTCCCCGTGTATTTCGGCGATGCGTCGCGCGCGGAACTGTTGCAAAAGGTGAATGCGGACCGGGCTGCCGCCGTCGTGCTGACGATGGACCATGCGGCCTCCGTGCTGCATGCCGTGAAATCGATCCGCCGCGAATATCCGCAGCTGCCCGTGTATGCGCGGGCCCGTGACGAGGCGCATGCCGTGGCCCTGATACTGGCGGGCGCCACCCTGGTCGTGCCCGAGGCGCTGGAGTCGGCGCTGCAGCTGACGGCCACGGTATTGCACGAGGTAGGCCTGTCGGAAGCGCGCACGACGGACATCGTGCAAGCCGAGCGCGACCGGCGCAATGCCGTGCTGCTGGCGAAAAAGCTGTCATAG
- a CDS encoding DUF2157 domain-containing protein: protein MDLRLAVYQLASAHALDAQQTRQLQEVAGFQREPARLAHWLPRGVAVLGAALLGMGLICWVAANWEDFGRMGRFALLQGMFAAACVGAFAVPKARVPLLLLALLAIGGLFAYFGQTYQTGADPWQLFALWAVLALPLCFVARSDVLWTPWMLVLSTAVTLWMQAHVRHSWRIDSSDLSIFLSGWLAVLLACAFVSPLLARWTGAGSWALRLGLVLATILITGTAVSALFGNEIESPYWAGLGLLLVAGVLLATGRFFDVFGLSAVALGINTLLVGGLTHVLFNGHGDGVGALTVLGLLAAVLLALTVQGILWRTRREAA, encoded by the coding sequence ATGGATTTACGCCTCGCCGTGTACCAACTCGCCTCGGCCCATGCGCTCGATGCCCAACAAACCCGGCAGTTGCAGGAAGTGGCCGGTTTCCAGCGCGAACCGGCGCGCCTGGCCCACTGGCTGCCGCGCGGCGTGGCCGTGCTGGGGGCCGCCTTGCTGGGCATGGGCCTGATCTGCTGGGTGGCCGCCAATTGGGAAGACTTCGGCCGCATGGGCCGCTTTGCCCTGCTGCAAGGCATGTTTGCCGCCGCCTGCGTGGGCGCGTTTGCCGTGCCCAAGGCGCGCGTTCCCTTGTTGTTGCTGGCCTTGCTGGCCATCGGCGGCCTGTTCGCGTATTTCGGCCAGACCTACCAGACGGGCGCCGATCCATGGCAGCTGTTCGCCCTGTGGGCCGTGCTGGCCTTGCCCCTGTGTTTTGTCGCGCGCAGCGACGTGCTGTGGACGCCGTGGATGCTGGTACTGTCGACGGCCGTCACGCTGTGGATGCAGGCCCACGTGCGCCATAGCTGGCGCATCGATTCGTCCGACCTGAGCATTTTCCTCAGCGGCTGGCTGGCCGTGCTGCTTGCCTGTGCGTTTGTCTCGCCCCTGCTGGCGCGCTGGACGGGCGCGGGCAGCTGGGCCCTGCGCCTGGGCCTGGTGCTGGCCACCATCCTCATCACGGGCACGGCCGTCAGCGCCCTGTTCGGCAATGAGATCGAATCGCCGTACTGGGCCGGACTGGGCTTGCTGCTCGTCGCCGGCGTCCTGCTGGCCACCGGCCGGTTCTTTGACGTGTTCGGCCTGAGCGCCGTGGCGCTCGGTATCAACACCTTGCTGGTGGGCGGCCTGACGCACGTGCTGTTCAACGGCCATGGCGATGGCGTCGGCGCGCTGACCGTGCTGGGCTTGCTGGCCGCCGTGCTGCTGGCGCTGACCGTGCAAGGCATCCTGTGGCGCACGCGCCGGGAGGCGGCATGA
- a CDS encoding DUF427 domain-containing protein, giving the protein MPTARWNGAVIAQATDAQVQVVENNIYFPLSAVTQDYLRPSSHTSICPWKGTASYYDLVVDGQVNANAAWYYPQPKDAAKQIAGHVAFWRGVSVER; this is encoded by the coding sequence ATGCCAACAGCCCGCTGGAATGGCGCCGTCATCGCGCAAGCGACCGATGCGCAGGTGCAAGTCGTTGAAAACAATATATATTTTCCTTTGTCGGCCGTGACGCAGGACTACCTGCGTCCCAGCAGCCACACGAGCATCTGCCCGTGGAAGGGCACGGCCAGCTATTACGACCTCGTCGTCGACGGCCAGGTCAATGCCAACGCGGCCTGGTATTACCCCCAGCCCAAGGATGCCGCCAAGCAAATTGCTGGCCACGTCGCCTTCTGGCGCGGCGTCAGCGTCGAGCGCTGA
- a CDS encoding GDYXXLXY domain-containing protein, whose amino-acid sequence MSNINTQRTDALATLIDDATRAGLLPPNATRPVQDVRPWPLVLMTAFGAWLAAIPLMIALGVGLESIVRHGPGAYVVAAIVLVVAVLLIRTRGVALFVEQLAVPCLLVGGGLLGYALYRDYSTQTASLLLCLACLVVAAALPRDWLRVLLGLVACGLLGLGIVDSTRDWIFENDPTQLYLAWMLALALWLAAHWLQKQAFNDGRGAPVAAFLESLSTGWVLAILLGLVFWSGMTFMLGGALGGGFAGEVAREVTRHQGIAWYAQALNGVSLVLAAAAAAWTGWRWPALRQLPAIGVALVLIVLAWFMPGLGPVLLILAYCVTSGRSRVAVAAVLAAAWIIGSFYYQLAWPLASKAALLAIAGAVLCALSWLATRGAVLHLVESKPAGVAVERRFLRLGVLGGLLLVLLVANGGIWQKEQLIAKGEAIFVALEPVDPRSLMQGDYMRLNFVNLGVLSTLASVERAPGRPFVVARRDARGVAELLRPYTKEALAPGEFLLELTPKDGNWVLVSDAWFFKEGEAARWEKARYGEFRVLPDGRALLVGMRGEDLQAL is encoded by the coding sequence ATGAGCAATATCAATACTCAACGAACCGATGCGCTCGCCACCCTGATCGACGACGCCACGCGCGCGGGCCTGTTGCCGCCCAACGCCACCCGCCCCGTGCAGGATGTTCGGCCGTGGCCGCTGGTGCTGATGACGGCATTCGGCGCCTGGCTGGCCGCCATTCCCCTGATGATTGCGCTGGGCGTGGGCCTGGAAAGCATCGTGCGCCACGGTCCCGGCGCGTATGTCGTGGCCGCCATCGTGCTGGTCGTGGCCGTGCTGCTGATCCGCACGCGCGGCGTGGCGCTGTTCGTCGAACAACTGGCCGTGCCCTGCCTGCTCGTGGGCGGCGGCTTGCTCGGCTATGCCCTGTACCGCGACTATTCCACGCAGACGGCGTCGCTGCTGCTGTGCCTGGCGTGCCTGGTGGTGGCCGCCGCCTTGCCGCGCGACTGGCTGCGCGTGCTGCTGGGACTGGTCGCCTGCGGCTTGCTGGGGCTGGGTATCGTCGATAGCACGCGCGACTGGATTTTCGAGAACGATCCCACACAACTGTATCTGGCCTGGATGCTGGCCCTGGCACTGTGGCTGGCCGCCCACTGGCTGCAGAAGCAAGCGTTCAATGATGGCCGCGGCGCGCCCGTCGCCGCCTTCCTGGAATCGCTGTCGACGGGGTGGGTATTGGCGATCTTGCTGGGGCTGGTCTTCTGGTCGGGCATGACCTTCATGCTGGGCGGTGCCTTGGGCGGTGGCTTTGCCGGCGAAGTGGCGCGCGAAGTGACCCGGCACCAGGGTATTGCCTGGTATGCGCAGGCCTTGAATGGCGTGTCGCTCGTGCTGGCCGCGGCGGCTGCTGCCTGGACGGGGTGGCGCTGGCCGGCGCTGCGCCAGTTGCCCGCCATCGGCGTGGCGCTGGTGCTGATCGTGCTGGCGTGGTTCATGCCGGGGCTGGGGCCCGTGCTGCTGATCCTTGCGTATTGCGTGACGAGCGGGCGCTCGCGCGTGGCCGTGGCGGCCGTGCTGGCGGCGGCGTGGATCATCGGCAGCTTTTATTACCAGCTGGCCTGGCCGCTGGCCAGCAAGGCGGCGCTGCTGGCGATCGCGGGCGCCGTGCTGTGCGCCCTGTCGTGGCTGGCCACGCGCGGCGCCGTGCTGCACCTGGTGGAAAGCAAACCGGCGGGCGTGGCGGTCGAACGCCGCTTCTTGCGCCTGGGCGTGCTGGGCGGATTGCTGCTGGTGTTGTTGGTCGCCAATGGCGGCATCTGGCAAAAAGAGCAGCTGATTGCCAAGGGGGAAGCAATCTTCGTGGCGCTGGAACCGGTCGATCCCCGCTCGCTGATGCAGGGCGACTACATGCGCCTCAATTTCGTCAACCTGGGTGTGCTGAGCACGTTGGCCAGCGTGGAGCGGGCGCCCGGCCGGCCTTTCGTCGTGGCCAGGCGCGATGCGCGCGGCGTGGCGGAACTGCTGCGCCCCTACACCAAAGAGGCGCTGGCGCCCGGCGAATTCCTGCTCGAGCTGACGCCGAAGGATGGGAACTGGGTGCTGGTCAGCGATGCCTGGTTCTTCAAGGAAGGCGAGGCGGCGCGCTGGGAAAAGGCGCGCTATGGCGAGTTCCGCGTGCTGCCCGATGGCCGCGCCTTGCTGGTGGGCATGCGCGGGGAAGATTTACAGGCGCTGTAG
- a CDS encoding ion transporter yields the protein MKAATKSGAAPLTPQQLAAQETQQKFGKPERGWREKVYTVIFEAETRTGRAFDLLLIAAILISVTVVVLSSVASVAERYGTWLTALEWFFTILFTIEYFARLACLQHPVRYAKSFFGVIDLLAIVPTYIGLLLPGAHVLIDVRILRLLRMFRILKLTSYVHEYTVLGRALLASRRKILIFLSFVMMVVFLLGTVMYVVEGPENGFSSIPTSIYWAISTMTTVGFGDITPKTDIGRTIASLMMLLGWGILAVPTGIISAEMTVQRSSKLVTTRTCPTCLKEGLDDDANFCKNCGVALPPLARD from the coding sequence ATGAAAGCCGCGACGAAAAGCGGAGCGGCGCCCCTGACGCCGCAGCAGCTGGCGGCGCAGGAAACGCAGCAAAAATTTGGCAAGCCCGAGCGGGGCTGGCGCGAGAAGGTGTACACCGTCATCTTCGAGGCGGAAACGCGCACGGGCCGCGCCTTCGATTTGCTGCTGATCGCCGCCATCCTGATCAGCGTGACGGTGGTCGTGCTCAGCAGTGTCGCCTCCGTGGCCGAGCGCTATGGCACCTGGCTGACGGCGCTCGAATGGTTTTTCACGATTTTATTCACCATCGAATACTTCGCCCGCCTGGCGTGCCTGCAGCATCCGGTGCGCTACGCCAAGAGTTTCTTTGGCGTTATCGACTTGCTGGCCATCGTGCCAACCTACATCGGCTTGCTGCTGCCGGGCGCGCACGTGCTGATCGACGTGCGCATTTTGCGCCTGCTGCGCATGTTCCGTATCCTCAAGCTCACGTCGTATGTGCATGAATACACGGTGCTGGGGCGGGCCTTGCTGGCCAGCCGGCGCAAGATCCTCATCTTTCTGTCATTCGTCATGATGGTGGTCTTTCTGCTGGGCACGGTGATGTACGTCGTGGAAGGGCCGGAAAACGGTTTCAGCAGTATCCCCACGTCGATATACTGGGCCATCAGCACCATGACCACGGTGGGTTTCGGCGATATCACGCCGAAGACCGACATCGGGCGCACCATCGCCTCGTTGATGATGTTGCTGGGCTGGGGCATCCTGGCAGTGCCTACCGGCATTATCAGCGCCGAGATGACGGTACAGCGCAGCTCCAAGCTGGTCACCACGCGTACCTGCCCCACGTGCCTGAAAGAAGGGCTCGACGACGATGCCAATTTCTGCAAGAACTGCGGAGTCGCATTGCCGCCGCTGGCCCGCGATTAG
- a CDS encoding MBL fold metallo-hydrolase, whose amino-acid sequence MASITAFRVGHCTHPSCMVLKGSGLSSRCFPSRAYLIETRAGPYLWDTGYAEHFRAATSKGVYRMYAWVTPIFFDENESLQGQLRAHGVSPGDIHTLLLSHFHADHIAGMRDFPGARLMASKTGWDAVRGLSGVAAVRQAFVPELLPNDIADRLAFVESVPETALPAALLPFTHGRDVSGTGEIYIVDLPGHAIGHLGAFVLQEGGWTLLASDAAWVPESFQQLRGPSELSFIIQHKRAPYYATLNRLHQLHQSGNAQIRITHEDTVDYIAVAGRP is encoded by the coding sequence ATGGCTAGCATCACCGCGTTTCGCGTCGGCCATTGCACCCATCCTTCGTGCATGGTCCTGAAAGGCAGCGGGCTGTCCAGCCGCTGCTTCCCTTCGCGCGCCTACCTGATCGAGACGCGCGCGGGCCCGTACCTGTGGGACACGGGCTACGCCGAGCACTTCCGCGCCGCCACGTCGAAAGGCGTGTACCGCATGTATGCGTGGGTGACGCCGATTTTCTTCGACGAGAACGAGTCGCTGCAGGGCCAGCTGCGCGCGCATGGCGTATCGCCCGGCGACATCCACACCCTGCTGCTGTCGCACTTTCACGCCGACCATATCGCCGGCATGCGCGACTTTCCCGGCGCGCGGCTGATGGCGTCCAAAACCGGTTGGGACGCCGTGCGCGGCCTGTCCGGCGTGGCCGCCGTGCGCCAGGCCTTCGTGCCCGAGCTGCTGCCGAACGATATCGCCGACCGCCTCGCCTTTGTGGAAAGCGTGCCCGAAACGGCCCTGCCGGCGGCCCTGCTGCCATTCACGCACGGGCGCGACGTCAGCGGCACGGGCGAGATCTACATCGTTGACTTGCCCGGCCACGCCATCGGCCATCTGGGCGCCTTCGTGCTGCAGGAGGGCGGCTGGACCCTGCTGGCGTCGGACGCGGCCTGGGTGCCGGAAAGCTTCCAGCAGTTGCGCGGCCCATCGGAACTGTCGTTCATCATCCAGCACAAGCGCGCGCCGTACTACGCCACCCTGAACCGGCTGCACCAGTTGCACCAGTCGGGCAATGCGCAGATCCGCATCACGCACGAAGATACGGTCGACTACATTGCCGTGGCGGGCCGCCCGTGA
- a CDS encoding metal-dependent hydrolase codes for MDNITHSVIGLGVGELVHRSLPPEPQLPAQRTRRALFLFSAWFASNAPDLDLVLTKLLPRPFGYMLHHRGHTHTLLLALPQALILLALLWLLWPGARRLLKESVPARIGLAACLLLGFCLHMSMDFLNSYGLHPFYPFDSRWLYGDMVFIVEPMFWVLLGVPVIMSVPYGIVKSVLLAGLAAALCFFTYKTYLAPASLAVLLGLGVILAVLQGRAGERGRGPLLLAFALAATFIGTQGVASALGRTRIEAAVQRLDPGTRVWDVAMTAFPSNPLCWIYVSLDSKTDVYTLRRGTLSLLPASLAPAACPAGLAETGKKEQQLAPGIAVSARAAGSLAALRALQEDNCYVDAWFRFARMPRLNADKLTDVRFNPGMQPNFTTVELQQFRSRPCPAYVPGWDRPRADMLAPPK; via the coding sequence ATGGATAATATTACGCATTCGGTCATCGGCCTCGGGGTCGGCGAACTGGTACACCGCAGCCTGCCGCCCGAGCCGCAACTACCCGCGCAGCGCACCCGGCGTGCGCTGTTTCTATTTTCGGCATGGTTTGCCAGCAACGCGCCCGACCTCGACCTGGTGCTGACCAAGTTGTTGCCGCGCCCGTTCGGCTACATGCTGCACCACCGTGGCCACACGCATACCTTGCTGCTGGCCTTGCCCCAGGCGCTGATCTTGCTGGCCTTGCTGTGGCTGCTATGGCCGGGCGCGCGCCGTCTGCTGAAGGAAAGCGTGCCCGCCCGCATCGGCCTGGCCGCCTGCCTGCTGCTGGGATTCTGCTTGCACATGAGCATGGATTTTCTCAATTCCTATGGCTTGCACCCGTTTTATCCGTTCGACAGCCGCTGGCTGTATGGCGACATGGTCTTCATTGTCGAGCCGATGTTCTGGGTGCTGCTGGGCGTGCCCGTGATCATGTCTGTGCCTTACGGCATCGTCAAAAGCGTGCTGCTGGCGGGGCTGGCGGCGGCCCTGTGTTTCTTCACCTATAAAACCTATCTGGCGCCCGCCTCGCTGGCCGTGCTGCTGGGGCTGGGCGTGATCCTGGCCGTGCTGCAGGGACGGGCTGGCGAGCGGGGGCGGGGACCACTGCTGCTGGCCTTTGCGCTGGCCGCCACCTTCATCGGTACGCAGGGCGTGGCTTCCGCCCTCGGCCGTACGCGCATCGAGGCGGCCGTGCAGCGCCTTGACCCCGGCACGCGCGTGTGGGACGTGGCGATGACGGCTTTCCCCAGCAATCCGCTGTGCTGGATCTATGTCTCGCTCGACAGCAAGACGGACGTGTACACCTTGCGGCGCGGCACCCTGAGCCTGCTGCCCGCATCGCTGGCGCCCGCCGCTTGTCCGGCCGGGCTGGCCGAGACGGGCAAGAAGGAGCAGCAACTGGCGCCCGGCATCGCCGTGTCCGCCCGGGCGGCGGGCAGCCTGGCCGCCTTGCGCGCCTTGCAGGAAGACAATTGCTATGTCGATGCCTGGTTCCGCTTTGCGCGCATGCCCAGATTGAATGCCGACAAGCTGACGGACGTGCGTTTCAATCCTGGCATGCAGCCCAATTTCACGACCGTCGAATTGCAACAGTTCCGCAGCCGGCCATGCCCCGCCTACGTGCCGGGCTGGGACCGTCCCCGCGCGGACATGCTGGCGCCGCCGAAATAG
- a CDS encoding NAD-dependent epimerase/dehydratase family protein, which translates to MRRILVTGATGGLGRNAVRTLLAQGVEVRATGRNAAVGRELERMGAQFVALDLAQATPRQVDELVRGMDTVWHCAALSSPWGAERDFIAANVTATAQLLRAAASLHVARFVHISTPAIYFDYRNRYEVPESFRPDAFVNAYARSKAMAEKLVQECVDRQRGMTCVILRPRAIFGPHDQVLIPRLARVLQERGGKLPLPNGGAATIDVTYVDNVVHAMWLATVHKTIASGAAFNITNGEPARLCDILRTLFCDHLQQPFEIVSVPYRVLAAVARLMQFASRFTRREPSLTPYSIGALSFDMTLDNAKARKVLGYRPIVSLQDGIARTAQWVRQEAAAHKVGKERNG; encoded by the coding sequence ATGAGGCGGATACTGGTCACGGGAGCGACGGGCGGGCTGGGACGCAATGCCGTGCGCACCCTGCTGGCGCAGGGCGTGGAAGTGCGCGCCACGGGCCGCAACGCCGCCGTGGGCCGCGAACTCGAACGCATGGGCGCGCAATTCGTCGCGCTCGACCTGGCGCAGGCCACGCCGCGCCAGGTCGACGAACTCGTGCGCGGCATGGACACCGTCTGGCACTGCGCCGCGCTGTCGTCGCCCTGGGGCGCGGAACGCGACTTCATCGCCGCCAATGTCACGGCCACGGCCCAGCTGCTGCGCGCGGCCGCCAGCCTGCACGTGGCGCGCTTCGTGCACATCTCCACCCCGGCCATCTATTTCGACTACCGCAACCGCTACGAGGTGCCGGAATCCTTCCGCCCCGACGCCTTCGTCAACGCCTACGCGCGCAGCAAGGCGATGGCGGAAAAACTGGTGCAGGAGTGCGTCGACCGCCAGCGCGGCATGACGTGCGTGATCCTGCGACCACGCGCCATCTTCGGCCCGCACGACCAGGTCCTGATTCCGCGCCTGGCGAGGGTGCTGCAGGAGCGCGGCGGCAAGCTGCCGTTGCCCAATGGCGGCGCGGCCACCATCGACGTCACCTATGTGGACAACGTCGTGCATGCGATGTGGCTGGCCACCGTACACAAGACCATCGCTTCGGGCGCCGCCTTCAACATCACGAATGGCGAACCGGCGCGCTTGTGCGACATCTTGCGCACCCTGTTCTGCGACCATCTGCAGCAGCCGTTCGAGATCGTCAGCGTGCCTTACCGCGTGCTGGCGGCGGTCGCGCGCCTGATGCAGTTCGCCTCGCGTTTTACCCGCCGCGAGCCATCGCTGACGCCCTACAGCATCGGCGCGCTCAGTTTCGACATGACGCTCGATAACGCCAAGGCGCGCAAGGTGCTCGGCTACCGTCCCATCGTCAGCCTGCAGGACGGCATTGCCCGCACGGCGCAGTGGGTGCGCCAGGAAGCGGCGGCGCACAAGGTGGGCAAGGAGCGCAATGGCTAG
- a CDS encoding 3-oxoacyl-[acyl-carrier-protein] synthase III C-terminal domain-containing protein, whose product MIPVRLIATGKAVPSHSVTSASLDLKLGHPAGYTLRKSGVLSRFVAAPDESQSQLGAAALLDALKNASLRPADIDLLICACGVPEQALPNTACFVAEHAGLPPGTQSFDVNASCLSFMAAFRVAASMLAGGAYRRIAIVSSDLASRGVDWSEPEASMIFGDGAAAVIVERGDGSAGIRAYKMGTYPEGRRYCEIRGGGTERNPRNGCEPGDYLFRMDGKAVFRLAVKVMPDFLAELMQESGAGLDKVDVVVPHQASPLGLAHAARILDVPDAKIIKIFETHGNQVAASLPTALHEAVMTGRAVAGQRLLMMGTAAGLTIGGMILDL is encoded by the coding sequence ATGATTCCAGTTCGCCTGATCGCGACGGGCAAAGCCGTGCCGTCGCACAGCGTTACCTCCGCCAGCCTGGACCTGAAACTGGGCCATCCGGCCGGCTACACCTTGCGCAAGAGCGGCGTGCTGTCGCGCTTTGTCGCCGCGCCCGATGAGTCGCAAAGCCAGCTGGGCGCCGCCGCTCTGCTCGATGCGCTGAAGAATGCCAGCCTGCGCCCGGCCGACATCGATCTTCTGATCTGCGCCTGCGGCGTGCCCGAGCAGGCATTGCCGAATACGGCCTGCTTCGTGGCCGAACATGCGGGCTTGCCGCCTGGCACGCAAAGCTTCGACGTCAACGCCAGTTGCCTCAGTTTCATGGCCGCCTTCCGCGTGGCCGCGTCCATGCTGGCCGGCGGCGCCTATCGGCGCATCGCCATCGTTTCGTCCGACCTCGCGTCGCGCGGCGTGGACTGGAGCGAGCCGGAAGCGTCGATGATCTTTGGCGACGGCGCCGCCGCCGTCATCGTCGAGCGGGGCGACGGCAGCGCGGGCATCCGCGCCTACAAGATGGGCACGTATCCGGAAGGGCGGCGCTACTGCGAAATCCGCGGCGGCGGCACCGAGCGCAACCCACGCAACGGCTGCGAACCGGGCGACTACCTGTTCCGCATGGATGGCAAGGCCGTGTTTCGCCTGGCCGTCAAGGTGATGCCGGATTTCCTGGCGGAATTGATGCAGGAGTCGGGCGCGGGACTGGACAAGGTCGACGTCGTCGTGCCGCACCAGGCCAGCCCATTGGGGCTCGCGCATGCGGCGCGCATCCTCGACGTCCCCGATGCTAAAATCATCAAGATCTTTGAAACGCATGGCAACCAGGTGGCCGCGTCCTTGCCCACCGCCCTGCACGAGGCGGTGATGACGGGGCGTGCCGTGGCAGGCCAGCGTTTGCTGATGATGGGCACGGCCGCTGGCCTGACCATCGGCGGCATGATACTTGACCTGTGA
- a CDS encoding DsbA family oxidoreductase, producing the protein MTVSTSSATPTPVRIDFVSDVSCPWCVVGLKSLEQALDKLQDTVQADIHFQPFELNANMPPEGEDVGEHIARKYGSTPEQMAQSREAIRARGEQLGFTFAMDKRGRIYNTFDAHRLLHWAALEGRQKELKMALFDAYFTQGQDPSSHEVLLAVAGKVGLDTAKAADVLASGAYADEVRAQEQFYQQNGINSVPAVIINERHLISGGQPPEVFEQALRQIIAGA; encoded by the coding sequence ATGACTGTTTCTACCTCCTCCGCCACACCCACTCCCGTCCGTATCGATTTCGTTTCCGACGTTTCCTGCCCCTGGTGCGTGGTCGGCCTGAAATCGCTGGAGCAGGCGCTGGACAAGCTGCAAGACACCGTCCAGGCCGACATCCACTTCCAGCCTTTCGAGCTGAACGCCAACATGCCGCCCGAAGGCGAGGATGTCGGCGAACACATCGCCCGCAAATACGGTTCCACCCCGGAACAGATGGCGCAGTCGCGCGAAGCGATCCGCGCGCGCGGCGAGCAGCTGGGCTTTACCTTCGCCATGGACAAGCGCGGCCGCATCTACAACACGTTTGACGCCCACCGTCTGCTGCACTGGGCCGCTCTGGAAGGGCGCCAGAAGGAACTCAAGATGGCGCTGTTCGATGCCTACTTCACCCAAGGCCAGGATCCATCCTCGCACGAGGTGCTGCTGGCCGTGGCCGGCAAAGTGGGGCTGGACACCGCGAAAGCGGCCGACGTCCTGGCATCCGGCGCCTATGCGGACGAGGTGCGCGCGCAGGAACAGTTCTACCAGCAGAACGGCATCAACTCGGTGCCGGCCGTCATCATCAACGAGCGCCATTTGATTTCCGGCGGCCAGCCGCCTGAGGTGTTCGAGCAAGCCTTGCGCCAGATCATCGCCGGCGCCTGA